A genome region from Paludibacterium sp. B53371 includes the following:
- the mfd gene encoding transcription-repair coupling factor has protein sequence MLDKYPEIPSPGQKHRLGTLPEGVDAAWLAGLARQAERPLLILTADAQSAQRLQAEIPFFDPALRVALFPDWETLPYDHFSPHSDLISERLATLWQIRHGECDVVLAPLSTVMTRLPPVSFLLGRTFFLQTGQTLDVEALRADLVTAGYNHVTQVMVPGEFSLRGGLIDLFPMGSVLPYRIDLFDRDIETLRTFDPDSQRTLYPVPEVRMLPAREYPADEDGVTRFRQHYREKIEGDPSRSRIYRDVSQQLFPAGIEYYLPLFFDETATLFDYLGDNALVVLHHVDVAEAEQFWRDVDSRYLMARSDSERPVLPPAELFLRPDDLMRRLKDFARYELPRDGEATAGIQSLPALAVDRRAEQPLHRLQAFLQQQPGRVLLIAESMGRRETMLQFLAENGLKPQTTDNWQGFLGGQAPLMLTVSPLYRGFCLREPAIAVITETELYQHIARSQTRRARSKPQSDAMLRDLAEIKIGDPVVHEQHGIGRYMGLVSMDLGEGTSEMMQLEYADNAKLYVPVSQLQLISRYAGSASDNAPLHRLGAPAWEKAKRKAAEKARDTAAELLNLYAQRAAREGHSFSLAHHDYDAFAAGFGFEETPDQASAIQAVIEDMCSGKPMDRLVCGDVGFGKTEVALRAAFVAVMGGKQVAVLVPTTLLAEQHFQNFSDRFADWPVKIAELSRFRSAKESKAALEGLKTGAVDIVIGTHKLVQPDIEFKNLGLVIIDEEHRFGVRQKEQLKRLRANVDVLTLTATPIPRTLSMALEGLRDFSAIATAPSRRLAVKTFVSPLSNGVIREAMLRELKRGGQVFFLHNEVDTIENMHQKLAELIPEARIGVAHGQLRERELEQVMRDFLQQRFNVLLCSTIIETGIDIPNANTILINRADKFGLAQLHQLRGRVGRSHHQAYAYLLTPDGMTKDAAKRLEAIQMSGELGAGFYLAMHDLEIRGAGEVLGEGQSGEMQEVGFALYTEMLKQAVRDLKKGRQPDLDAPLGVTTEINLHGPALLPEDYCPDVHERLVLYKRLATCETDSEIDAIHEELVDRFGLPPQPVKTLIDSHRLRLAAKQLGVQKVDASDSAIQLTFIANPPIEPMKIISLIQSKRNYKLAGQDKLRVEVGIEDVALRVVRVKELFKELS, from the coding sequence ATGTTGGACAAATACCCCGAAATTCCTTCCCCAGGACAGAAACATCGCCTCGGCACCTTGCCGGAAGGCGTGGATGCCGCGTGGCTGGCCGGCCTGGCCCGCCAGGCAGAACGTCCGCTGCTGATCCTGACCGCCGATGCCCAGTCCGCACAGCGACTGCAGGCGGAAATCCCTTTTTTTGATCCGGCATTGCGCGTGGCGCTGTTTCCCGACTGGGAAACCCTGCCCTACGATCATTTCTCGCCGCACAGCGACCTGATCAGCGAACGCCTGGCCACCCTCTGGCAGATCCGCCATGGCGAGTGCGATGTGGTGCTGGCACCGCTGTCGACCGTGATGACCCGGCTGCCGCCGGTGTCCTTTCTGCTCGGCCGCACCTTCTTCCTCCAGACCGGCCAGACCCTCGACGTCGAGGCACTGCGCGCCGATCTGGTCACTGCCGGTTACAACCACGTCACCCAGGTCATGGTGCCGGGCGAGTTCTCCCTGCGCGGCGGCCTGATCGACCTGTTTCCGATGGGCTCGGTGCTGCCCTACCGCATTGACTTGTTCGATCGCGACATCGAGACCCTGCGCACCTTCGACCCGGACAGCCAGCGCACCCTCTACCCGGTGCCGGAAGTCCGCATGTTGCCGGCACGCGAGTATCCGGCCGACGAAGACGGCGTCACCCGTTTCCGCCAGCACTACCGTGAAAAAATCGAAGGCGACCCGTCGAGAAGCCGCATCTACCGCGACGTCTCGCAGCAACTCTTTCCGGCGGGCATTGAATACTATCTGCCGCTGTTCTTCGACGAGACCGCCACCCTGTTCGACTACCTCGGCGACAACGCCCTGGTGGTGCTGCACCACGTTGACGTGGCGGAGGCCGAGCAATTCTGGCGCGATGTCGACAGCCGTTACCTGATGGCGCGCAGCGACAGCGAACGCCCGGTACTGCCGCCGGCCGAACTGTTCCTGCGCCCCGACGACCTGATGCGCCGCCTGAAAGACTTCGCGCGCTACGAGCTGCCGCGCGACGGCGAAGCGACGGCCGGCATCCAGTCGCTGCCCGCCCTGGCGGTCGATCGCCGTGCCGAACAGCCGCTGCACCGTCTGCAGGCCTTCCTGCAGCAACAGCCCGGTCGCGTGCTGCTGATTGCCGAAAGCATGGGGCGACGCGAAACCATGCTGCAGTTTCTGGCGGAAAATGGCCTCAAGCCGCAAACCACCGACAACTGGCAAGGTTTCCTCGGCGGCCAGGCGCCGCTGATGCTGACGGTCTCGCCGCTGTATCGTGGCTTCTGCCTGCGTGAACCGGCCATCGCCGTCATCACCGAAACCGAGCTCTATCAGCATATCGCGCGCAGCCAGACCCGGCGCGCGCGCAGCAAACCCCAGTCAGACGCCATGCTGCGCGACCTGGCGGAGATCAAGATCGGTGACCCGGTGGTGCATGAGCAGCATGGCATCGGCCGCTACATGGGTCTGGTTTCCATGGATCTGGGCGAAGGCACCAGCGAAATGATGCAGCTCGAGTACGCCGACAACGCCAAACTGTATGTGCCGGTGTCTCAGCTACAGCTGATCTCGCGCTATGCCGGCAGTGCCAGCGACAACGCCCCGCTGCACCGGCTGGGCGCTCCGGCCTGGGAAAAGGCCAAACGCAAGGCCGCGGAGAAGGCGCGCGACACCGCGGCCGAACTGCTCAATCTGTACGCCCAGCGTGCGGCACGCGAAGGCCACAGCTTCTCGCTGGCCCACCACGATTACGACGCCTTTGCCGCCGGCTTCGGCTTCGAAGAAACCCCGGATCAGGCCAGCGCCATCCAGGCGGTCATTGAGGATATGTGCTCCGGCAAGCCGATGGACCGGCTGGTCTGCGGCGATGTCGGCTTTGGCAAGACCGAAGTGGCGCTGCGCGCCGCCTTCGTGGCCGTCATGGGCGGCAAGCAGGTGGCCGTGCTGGTGCCGACCACCCTGCTGGCCGAGCAACACTTCCAGAATTTCAGCGACCGCTTTGCCGACTGGCCGGTGAAGATTGCCGAACTGTCCCGCTTCCGTTCGGCCAAGGAGAGCAAGGCCGCACTGGAGGGTCTGAAAACCGGCGCCGTCGACATCGTCATCGGCACCCACAAGCTGGTGCAGCCGGATATCGAATTCAAAAACCTCGGTCTGGTGATCATCGACGAAGAGCACCGTTTCGGCGTACGGCAGAAAGAGCAGCTCAAGCGCCTGCGCGCCAATGTTGACGTGCTGACCCTGACCGCCACCCCGATTCCGCGCACGCTGTCGATGGCGCTGGAAGGCCTGCGCGACTTCTCCGCCATCGCCACCGCCCCGTCGCGCCGTCTGGCGGTCAAGACCTTCGTCTCGCCACTGTCCAATGGCGTGATCCGCGAAGCCATGCTGCGCGAACTCAAGCGCGGCGGTCAGGTGTTCTTCCTGCACAACGAAGTCGACACCATCGAGAACATGCACCAGAAGCTGGCCGAGCTGATTCCGGAAGCGCGCATCGGCGTGGCGCACGGCCAGCTGCGCGAACGCGAGCTGGAGCAGGTAATGCGCGACTTCCTGCAGCAGCGTTTCAACGTGCTGCTGTGCTCGACCATCATCGAAACCGGCATCGACATCCCCAATGCCAACACCATCCTGATCAACCGTGCCGACAAGTTCGGCCTGGCCCAGCTGCACCAGCTGCGTGGCCGGGTCGGCCGCTCGCATCACCAGGCCTACGCCTATCTGCTGACCCCGGATGGCATGACCAAAGACGCCGCCAAGCGGCTGGAAGCCATCCAGATGTCGGGCGAACTCGGCGCCGGCTTCTATCTGGCCATGCATGATCTGGAAATCCGCGGGGCTGGCGAAGTACTGGGCGAAGGGCAATCGGGTGAAATGCAGGAGGTCGGCTTTGCGCTTTACACCGAAATGCTCAAGCAGGCGGTGCGCGACCTGAAGAAGGGCCGTCAGCCCGATCTGGATGCCCCGCTGGGCGTGACCACCGAGATCAATCTGCATGGCCCGGCTCTGCTGCCGGAAGACTACTGTCCGGACGTGCACGAACGGCTGGTGCTGTACAAGCGGCTGGCCACGTGCGAAACCGACAGCGAGATCGACGCCATTCACGAAGAGCTGGTCGACCGCTTCGGCCTGCCGCCGCAGCCGGTCAAGACACTGATCGACAGCCACCGCCTGCGGCTGGCCGCCAAACAGCTGGGGGTGCAGAAAGTGGATGCCAGCGACAGCGCCATCCAGCTGACCTTCATCGCCAACCCGCCGATCGAGCCGATGAAGATCATCAGCCTGATCCAGAGCAAGCGAAACTACAAACTGGCCGGCCAGGACAAGCTGCGCGTCGAGGTCGGCATCGAGGACGTGGCCCTGCGCGTGGTACGGGTCAAGGAGCTGTTCAAGGAGTTGAGCTGA
- a CDS encoding CesT family type III secretion system chaperone, with protein sequence MQDLDNFHRVVGELLKHIGMPGSGFVEGQEMLTLDVDQRYTLHFGHIDREHCFVLVDLSAALPAASEAVWRRLLQANQIGPRRWQPVLALDEQDRLTMWLRLPLSGSTLPQLLEAFDGLLAEAAALWLQLTAPASGPGSAGERRGPPILPGR encoded by the coding sequence ATGCAGGATCTGGACAATTTCCATCGGGTGGTGGGTGAACTGCTGAAGCATATCGGCATGCCAGGATCGGGTTTTGTGGAAGGGCAGGAGATGCTGACGCTGGATGTGGATCAGCGCTACACACTGCATTTTGGTCATATCGATCGCGAGCATTGCTTTGTGCTGGTGGATCTGAGCGCAGCGCTGCCGGCTGCGTCGGAGGCCGTGTGGCGCCGCCTGCTGCAGGCTAATCAGATTGGTCCCCGACGCTGGCAGCCGGTGCTGGCGCTGGACGAGCAGGATCGCCTGACGATGTGGCTGCGCTTGCCGCTCAGTGGTTCGACCTTGCCACAACTGCTGGAGGCGTTTGACGGGCTGCTGGCCGAGGCGGCGGCGCTGTGGCTGCAGTTGACGGCACCGGCCAGTGGACCTGGCTCGGCGGGTGAACGCCGGGGGCCGCCGATCCTGCCTGGCCGCTGA
- a CDS encoding ricin-type beta-trefoil lectin domain protein: protein MCALTLLCLPALGWSHAMPTAIAEDQTWRLWPDGVVYYELIEQASHSDPAQSETRRPLDAAARQVLLEAMQHIRQRTAEAVVFVPSTDHPQRVRMSLMPDHPDQHLCGIASVGYHSHATLQLTDRSDCKTRAVALHELMHTLGFLHENQRFQAIMDHERRPWARGFYADTREQVDHDSITYNDGVQGERLDQQRQPHDILLVRLRHGSDATGRWFQELSTQDVASIRQYYRPEQTLAGQLARAARERPDLTFQRLSIEQGQCLQTGAIPGNQTVGQHRWRELFVARCDELSPGQRWAFDRHGALHSLPYPDHCVMRLAETAHDARAGSHAALVRRRPGEPAQQWQQRSGQLVSQAQPHLSLQFDPQRRNVLVWGQDERLRSQWQALAVTTPGARPVVAAQAAAFDPWQFTLNRQPHLGESVLRLRQGEYCLGSAAGATSTTIPLSMQRCDTRRSLQWQLIRGRLGNVAHPGWCLDSSGEPARPSAMPVLQPCREGRRPQRWTIQSITGSAQQVLSTSFNALLSEDLHLLATSPDRQLFFVRPRAPGLRSGWQIEPFGQQPAPAPRATEPGTTPHSLPDAAGRMIPLLGGASARQTAKQCLQILAGRPPGFDPQERGVGIADCDPGKPLQRWSLLDNGQLRSPALPGLCLGRNRARLGQERHHSYLQRGFRLTGYAAMQPCQDQAPDQQWHWRTPRYGHLGGGEAGAQLTLRDSPDLSLIVDGKAQGPQLRIGQADVADLFQFYRWQPTRAPIAMPNALGGIRALEWASPGQRWGQDAPGYRGQGFNMAGARPFRPLRWHDSQQCLSVRAEGVWRVVLATCQPGASEQRWRIDGQYRLINERHAQQCLLRQGNQVLLGDCRDKQALRHWFHNDSHQLDSLDQAPLRLRRSAQGEVVLDPQGYSGFAARWYWQDSTR from the coding sequence ATGTGCGCCCTCACCCTGCTCTGCCTGCCGGCATTGGGCTGGAGCCATGCCATGCCGACGGCCATCGCCGAAGACCAGACCTGGCGTTTGTGGCCGGATGGCGTGGTGTATTACGAATTGATCGAGCAGGCCTCACACAGTGATCCGGCCCAGAGCGAGACACGGCGCCCGCTGGATGCGGCCGCACGGCAGGTTTTGTTGGAGGCGATGCAACACATTCGTCAGCGCACGGCAGAGGCCGTGGTGTTCGTGCCCTCCACCGATCATCCGCAGCGCGTCCGGATGTCACTGATGCCCGACCACCCGGATCAGCATCTTTGCGGCATCGCCAGTGTGGGCTATCACAGCCATGCCACGCTGCAGCTGACCGATCGAAGCGATTGCAAAACACGTGCCGTTGCGCTGCATGAGCTGATGCATACGCTGGGTTTCCTGCATGAAAACCAGCGCTTTCAGGCCATCATGGATCACGAGCGGCGCCCTTGGGCACGAGGCTTTTATGCCGATACCCGCGAGCAGGTCGATCATGACTCGATCACCTACAACGATGGCGTGCAGGGAGAACGACTGGACCAGCAACGTCAACCGCACGACATCCTGCTGGTGAGACTGCGCCACGGCAGCGACGCCACGGGACGATGGTTTCAGGAGCTGTCGACTCAGGATGTGGCCAGCATCCGCCAGTACTATCGTCCCGAGCAGACACTGGCCGGCCAATTGGCACGGGCCGCACGCGAGCGACCGGATCTGACATTTCAACGTTTGTCGATCGAGCAGGGACAATGTCTGCAAACAGGCGCCATTCCAGGCAACCAGACCGTTGGGCAGCACCGCTGGCGCGAGCTGTTCGTGGCACGCTGCGATGAACTGTCACCCGGGCAACGCTGGGCCTTCGACCGCCACGGTGCCCTGCACAGCCTGCCTTATCCTGATCACTGTGTGATGCGGCTGGCGGAAACGGCGCACGATGCGCGCGCCGGCAGCCATGCCGCGCTGGTACGTCGCCGCCCGGGAGAACCGGCCCAGCAGTGGCAGCAGCGCTCAGGTCAACTGGTCTCGCAGGCGCAGCCACATTTGAGCCTGCAATTTGATCCACAGCGACGCAATGTACTGGTCTGGGGGCAGGACGAGCGACTCAGGTCGCAGTGGCAAGCGCTGGCAGTGACGACGCCGGGAGCCAGACCGGTGGTGGCGGCCCAAGCCGCCGCCTTCGACCCCTGGCAATTCACGCTGAACCGCCAGCCGCACCTTGGCGAATCGGTTCTGCGCCTGCGTCAGGGGGAGTACTGCCTCGGCAGCGCTGCCGGTGCGACATCTACGACGATCCCGCTGAGCATGCAACGCTGCGACACTCGTCGCAGCCTGCAGTGGCAACTGATCCGGGGGCGTCTTGGTAACGTCGCGCATCCTGGCTGGTGCCTGGACAGCAGCGGAGAACCGGCCAGACCGAGCGCCATGCCGGTTCTGCAGCCTTGTCGCGAGGGCCGACGACCACAGCGCTGGACCATACAGAGCATCACAGGCAGTGCGCAGCAGGTCCTCAGCACCAGCTTCAATGCCCTGCTGAGCGAGGACCTGCACCTGCTGGCCACCTCGCCAGACAGACAGCTGTTTTTTGTCCGCCCGCGCGCGCCGGGTCTGCGCAGCGGCTGGCAAATCGAGCCCTTCGGTCAGCAGCCCGCACCGGCACCACGTGCAACAGAGCCCGGCACCACACCGCACTCCCTGCCTGACGCCGCCGGACGGATGATTCCTCTGCTTGGCGGTGCCAGTGCGCGACAAACGGCCAAGCAGTGCCTGCAAATTCTGGCGGGACGCCCGCCCGGTTTTGACCCGCAGGAACGCGGGGTCGGCATCGCAGACTGTGACCCGGGCAAGCCGCTCCAGCGCTGGTCATTACTCGATAACGGTCAGTTGCGCAGCCCTGCCCTGCCCGGGCTGTGTCTGGGCAGAAACCGTGCCCGGCTTGGCCAGGAACGACACCACAGCTACCTGCAACGAGGGTTTCGCCTGACCGGTTACGCCGCCATGCAGCCCTGCCAGGATCAGGCGCCGGATCAGCAATGGCACTGGCGCACCCCGCGCTACGGGCATCTGGGTGGTGGAGAGGCCGGTGCGCAACTGACCCTGCGCGACAGTCCTGATTTGTCGCTGATCGTCGATGGCAAGGCGCAGGGGCCGCAGCTGCGGATTGGACAGGCGGATGTGGCAGACCTGTTTCAATTTTACCGCTGGCAACCGACCCGGGCCCCGATCGCCATGCCCAATGCCCTGGGCGGGATACGGGCACTGGAATGGGCCTCTCCCGGGCAACGCTGGGGACAGGATGCGCCGGGATACCGCGGACAAGGGTTCAATATGGCTGGCGCCCGACCATTCAGGCCATTGCGCTGGCATGACAGTCAGCAGTGTCTGAGCGTGCGGGCCGAGGGCGTCTGGCGTGTGGTGCTGGCCACCTGCCAGCCCGGGGCCAGTGAGCAACGCTGGCGCATTGACGGACAATACCGGCTGATCAATGAGCGCCATGCGCAGCAATGCCTGCTGCGTCAGGGTAATCAGGTCCTGCTGGGTGACTGCCGGGATAAGCAGGCCCTGCGGCACTGGTTCCATAACGACAGTCATCAGCTGGACAGCCTGGACCAGGCGCCGTTGCGCTTGCGTCGCAGTGCACAAGGCGAGGTCGTGCTGGACCCGCAGGGTTACTCGGGATTTGCCGCGCGCTGGTACTGGCAAGACAGCACGCGCTAA
- a CDS encoding DMT family transporter, producing MPYVAILTAMFLWSSTFVVLKLVFAVFDPMVVLFARMLVASLCLGLLVWWRGGVRFDYRAGDWKWLLAMGLIEPCLYFLFEARALQYTSASQAGMITSAMPFLVALGAMLFLREKVSLHKWLGLCLSCAGIIWLTLGSHPDEHAPDPWLGNLLELAAMCCSAAFVLIVKKLSDRYSPLVMTGMPALMGCLWFGAGMLLPGVQLPQHYPLGACLLILYLGAGVTLGAYGLHIWAVTRVPVTVAASFNNLIPVMTVLSAWIVLGETLSLPQMLACALVLLGVLIGQRR from the coding sequence GTGCCGTATGTTGCCATTCTGACCGCCATGTTCCTGTGGTCGAGTACCTTTGTCGTGCTCAAGCTGGTGTTTGCTGTCTTTGATCCCATGGTGGTGCTGTTTGCCCGCATGCTGGTGGCCTCGCTGTGTCTGGGCCTGCTGGTCTGGTGGCGCGGCGGCGTGCGTTTCGACTACCGGGCGGGGGACTGGAAGTGGCTGCTGGCCATGGGGCTGATCGAACCCTGTCTGTATTTCCTGTTCGAAGCGCGGGCGCTGCAGTACACCAGTGCCTCCCAGGCCGGCATGATCACCAGCGCCATGCCGTTTCTGGTGGCCCTGGGCGCCATGCTGTTCCTGCGCGAGAAAGTGTCTTTGCACAAATGGCTGGGCTTGTGTCTGTCCTGTGCCGGCATCATCTGGCTGACGCTGGGCAGCCATCCGGACGAACATGCGCCCGACCCCTGGCTGGGCAACCTGCTGGAGCTGGCCGCCATGTGCTGCTCGGCGGCCTTCGTACTGATTGTCAAAAAACTGTCGGACCGCTACTCGCCGCTGGTCATGACCGGCATGCCCGCCCTGATGGGCTGTCTGTGGTTCGGCGCCGGCATGTTGTTGCCCGGCGTGCAGCTGCCGCAGCATTACCCGCTCGGCGCCTGCCTGCTGATCCTCTATCTGGGCGCCGGGGTGACCCTGGGTGCCTATGGCCTGCATATCTGGGCGGTGACCCGGGTGCCCGTGACGGTCGCCGCCTCCTTCAACAACCTGATCCCGGTCATGACCGTGCTCAGTGCCTGGATTGTCCTGGGAGAGACCCTCAGCCTGCCGCAGATGCTGGCTTGTGCCCTGGTGCTGCTGGGGGTGCTCATCGGCCAGCGACGTTAG
- the ppsA gene encoding phosphoenolpyruvate synthase — protein MAENYVIWFEHLRMTDVEQVGGKNASLGEMISQLAHSGVRVPGGFATTAEAYRDFLQHNGLADRINQALAKLDIEDVTELARVGKEIRQWIIDTPFPAKLEQDIKTAWDKMVADAGNSDISVAVRSSATAEDLPDASFAGQQETFLNIRGLDNVKEAIKHVFASLYNDRAISYRVHKGFAHDVVALSAGIQRMVRSDCGAAGVMFTIDTESGFEDVVFITASYGLGETVVQGAVNPDEFYVHKPTLKAGRPAILRKNRGSKLIKMEFTDASQAGRSVRTVDVEDKDRLSFSISDAEVSELAHYALIIEKHYGRPMDIEWGRDGIDGKLYILQARPETVKSQENRVETLRRYRLKNKSKILCEGRAIGQKVGQGVVRLIKSAAEMDRVKPGDVLVTDMTDPDWEPVMKRAAAIVTNRGGRTCHAAIIARELGIPAVVGCGDATDVLSDGMQVTVSCSEGDTGNIYDGLLDIEVIDLALDKMPKSPVKIMMNVGNPELAFDFAQLPNEGVGLARLEFVINRQIGIHPKALLAFDQQSDELKAVIRERIAGYASPVDFYVDKLAEGIATLAAAFYPKKVIVRMSDFKSNEYANLIGGQAYEPHEENPMIGFRGAARYVSESFRDCFDLECRAMKKVRDEMGLTNVEVMIPFVRTLAEAEKVVELLAHNGLKRGENGLRLIMMCELPTNAVLAEKFLQHFDGFSIGSNDMTQLTLGVDRDSGGPIASTFDERNEAVKAMLSMAISACRKLDKYIGICGQGPSDHPDFAKWLVEEGIETVSLNPDTVVETWLYLAKELNQ, from the coding sequence ATGGCAGAGAATTACGTGATCTGGTTCGAGCATCTGCGGATGACCGATGTCGAGCAGGTGGGCGGCAAGAACGCCTCCCTGGGGGAAATGATCAGTCAGCTGGCCCATTCCGGCGTCCGTGTTCCGGGCGGTTTTGCAACCACCGCCGAAGCCTACCGTGATTTCCTGCAGCACAACGGCCTGGCAGACCGCATCAATCAGGCGCTGGCCAAGCTGGATATCGAAGACGTGACCGAACTGGCGCGTGTCGGCAAGGAAATTCGCCAGTGGATCATCGATACCCCCTTCCCGGCCAAGCTTGAGCAAGACATCAAGACTGCCTGGGACAAAATGGTCGCCGATGCCGGCAACAGCGACATCTCGGTCGCCGTCCGTTCCTCCGCGACCGCCGAAGACCTGCCGGACGCGTCATTCGCCGGTCAGCAGGAAACCTTCCTGAATATCCGCGGGCTGGACAATGTCAAAGAGGCGATCAAGCATGTGTTCGCCTCTTTGTACAATGACCGCGCCATTTCCTACCGCGTGCACAAGGGCTTTGCCCACGACGTGGTCGCCCTGTCGGCCGGCATCCAGCGCATGGTGCGCTCGGACTGTGGCGCCGCCGGTGTGATGTTCACCATCGACACTGAATCCGGCTTCGAAGACGTGGTGTTCATCACCGCCTCCTATGGCCTGGGCGAAACCGTGGTCCAGGGTGCTGTGAACCCGGACGAATTCTATGTGCACAAGCCGACCCTCAAGGCAGGTCGTCCGGCCATCCTGCGCAAGAACCGCGGCTCCAAGCTGATCAAGATGGAGTTTACCGACGCCTCGCAGGCTGGCCGTTCGGTGCGTACCGTCGACGTGGAAGACAAGGACCGTCTGAGCTTCTCCATCAGCGATGCCGAAGTCAGCGAGCTGGCGCACTATGCCCTGATCATCGAAAAACACTACGGTCGCCCGATGGACATCGAGTGGGGCCGTGACGGGATCGACGGCAAGCTGTACATCCTGCAGGCTCGTCCGGAAACCGTGAAGTCGCAGGAAAACCGTGTCGAGACCCTGCGCCGCTACCGCCTGAAGAACAAGTCGAAGATCCTGTGTGAAGGCCGTGCCATCGGCCAGAAGGTCGGCCAGGGCGTGGTGCGCCTGATCAAGAGCGCAGCCGAAATGGATCGCGTCAAGCCGGGCGACGTGCTGGTGACCGACATGACCGACCCGGACTGGGAACCGGTCATGAAGCGTGCTGCGGCCATCGTCACCAACCGTGGCGGCCGTACCTGCCACGCGGCCATCATTGCACGCGAACTGGGCATTCCGGCCGTTGTCGGCTGCGGCGATGCCACCGATGTGCTGTCGGACGGCATGCAGGTGACCGTGTCCTGCTCGGAAGGCGATACCGGCAACATCTACGATGGCCTGCTGGACATCGAGGTGATCGATCTGGCGCTGGACAAGATGCCCAAGAGCCCGGTCAAGATCATGATGAACGTCGGCAACCCGGAACTGGCCTTTGACTTTGCCCAGCTGCCGAACGAAGGCGTGGGTCTGGCTCGTCTGGAGTTCGTCATCAACCGTCAGATCGGCATCCACCCCAAGGCACTGCTTGCATTCGACCAGCAATCGGATGAGCTGAAGGCCGTGATCCGCGAACGCATCGCCGGCTACGCCAGCCCGGTCGACTTCTATGTCGACAAGCTGGCCGAAGGCATCGCCACGCTGGCCGCTGCCTTCTATCCGAAAAAGGTCATCGTGCGCATGTCGGACTTCAAGTCCAACGAGTACGCCAACCTGATCGGCGGCCAGGCCTACGAACCGCACGAAGAAAACCCGATGATCGGTTTCCGCGGCGCGGCGCGTTATGTGTCCGAATCCTTCCGCGACTGCTTCGACCTCGAATGCCGTGCCATGAAGAAGGTACGCGACGAGATGGGCCTGACTAACGTCGAGGTCATGATCCCCTTCGTGCGTACCCTGGCGGAAGCCGAGAAGGTGGTCGAGCTGCTGGCCCACAATGGCCTGAAGCGCGGTGAAAATGGCCTGCGCCTGATCATGATGTGCGAGCTGCCGACCAATGCCGTTCTGGCCGAGAAGTTCCTGCAGCATTTCGATGGCTTCTCCATCGGCTCCAATGACATGACCCAGCTGACCCTGGGGGTGGACCGCGACTCCGGCGGCCCGATCGCCTCGACCTTCGACGAGCGTAACGAAGCGGTGAAGGCCATGCTGTCGATGGCGATCTCGGCTTGCCGCAAGCTGGACAAATACATCGGTATTTGCGGCCAGGGCCCGTCGGACCATCCGGATTTCGCCAAGTGGCTGGTGGAAGAGGGGATCGAAACGGTCTCGCTCAACCCGGACACCGTGGTAGAAACCTGGCTCTACCTGGCCAAGGAACTGAATCAGTAA
- a CDS encoding pyruvate, water dikinase regulatory protein: MPHQRSAFFISDRTGITAESLGQTLLTQFDTLEFHRETVPFIDTVEKAQALAARIRERAQIDHHKPLVFTSIVNPEIRRVLKIDNALVIDFFETFISELEAELGQNASLTMGKAHGMVSEEKYDHRIEAVNFSLNHDDGVKLKDLAEADVILVGVSRSGKTPTCLYLALQYGIKAANYPLTPEDLDTTSLPKILLPYRSKLFGLTIDPARLHHIRSERRPDSRYASLDNCRFEVNEAESMFRQHAVPFISTTHKSIEEIASTIMHKATLERHF; this comes from the coding sequence ATGCCACACCAACGTTCCGCCTTTTTCATTTCCGACCGTACCGGCATCACGGCCGAGTCGCTGGGGCAGACGCTGCTGACCCAGTTCGACACGCTGGAATTCCATCGCGAGACGGTTCCGTTCATCGACACCGTGGAGAAGGCGCAGGCGCTGGCAGCACGTATCCGCGAGCGGGCGCAGATCGATCATCACAAGCCACTGGTGTTCACCAGTATCGTCAACCCGGAGATCCGCCGGGTGCTGAAGATCGACAATGCGCTGGTGATCGACTTCTTCGAGACCTTCATCAGCGAGCTGGAAGCCGAACTCGGTCAGAACGCCTCGCTCACCATGGGCAAGGCGCACGGCATGGTGAGCGAAGAGAAGTACGACCACCGTATTGAAGCGGTGAACTTCTCGCTCAACCATGACGACGGCGTCAAACTGAAGGATCTGGCCGAGGCCGACGTGATCCTGGTTGGCGTATCGCGCTCGGGCAAAACCCCGACCTGTCTGTACCTTGCCCTGCAGTACGGCATCAAGGCCGCCAACTATCCGCTGACACCGGAAGACCTGGACACCACCTCGCTGCCGAAGATCCTGCTGCCCTATCGCAGCAAGCTGTTCGGACTGACCATCGACCCTGCCCGGCTGCACCATATCCGCTCCGAACGGCGCCCGGATTCGCGCTACGCCAGCCTGGACAACTGCCGCTTTGAGGTCAACGAGGCCGAATCGATGTTCCGCCAGCATGCCGTGCCCTTCATCAGCACCACGCACAAATCCATCGAGGAAATTGCCTCTACCATCATGCACAAGGCCACGCTAGAGAGACATTTCTGA